The Glycine soja cultivar W05 chromosome 9, ASM419377v2, whole genome shotgun sequence sequence cttgatcatGCTCCTCAGCGATATTGGCTTGATGCCTATTTTTGTTGCAACAATTTTTCTCTACGTGCTCGAACTTCTTGCAATGATTGCATTGTGACATATTATGGAACCAACAATTTTTCTCTGTGTGGCCTTGCCTTTTGCATATATTGCATGGAGGATTTTTATCTGTTTTGTTCTTAAGGAAATTCCtagaaccttctcttcttctggaagtttctccataatttttctttcctctattttctttgttttaaggcTGAAATTTAAACTTTGACTGGAAGACATTTTCAAGTGTATCTTCTTTATGCCTATACAGTCTTTGCTCATATGCTTCAAGAGAGTCCACAAGTTCTGTCTCTGATAGAGTGGACAGATCTTTGGTTTTCTCAATCGTTGTCACGATTGGGTCAAACTTTTGGGGCATAgtaattagaattttctcaacaattttcttgtcAAGAATATCTTCCCCAAAAGCTCTCATTTGATTAACTATTTCTTTAACTTTAGAATAATAATCTTTAACTGTCTCAgactccttcatcttcaatagTTCAAAATCTCTTCTTAGAGATTGAAGTTTAACGGCACGTACTTTAACACTTCCTTGAAATTCCTCCTGTAATGTGTTCCACGCTTCTTTGACAGTCTTAGCTCCCATAATTCTTGGGAAAATTGGATCAGTCACTGCTTGTTGCAAGAAGAGCAACGCCTTtgaatttttctgtttatttttcttcaactctttttcttgAGATGCATTAAGAGTTGAAGTATCAACGGGAACGGTGAAGCCTTCTTCTATTATGTCCCATAAATCTtgagatgaaaaatatgtttccattttaacacgccagaaatcataatttttaccATAGAAGAAAGGGACAGAAATAGTTGACGAATGAGTAATGTTATCCATagcttagaaaaaatattattggagtGGGTTAatagttgtcataccctaatttcgtccggggattattacttgataatatgcaacctttgatcggccgttttgagatacttggcatcctttgtttcacaatatgtgaagtcccgagacatgctggaaattaaaaggaagcaggcttacgcgattcgtgaaattccgtaatgtggcggaaatggaaaagaggtgtttttgcgcaatccgtgagtttccgtaacttcttcgaaagccaaaaaaaaagtaaatacatgatccgtaaggattcgtaaccttacggaaagaaaataggtatcgttatgaaattcgtaaagtttcgtaacgttacggaaaaagaatcgccaaaaaaagggcaaaggggtgtatttagtaaaatgaggggtgcaaatagtatttttcgaatctgggcccttctaggggtttctgggcaatttcttgcttaaggtgaaAGCaatctagctcgcctgggcgagctaggtggcaaccacctccctcgttttgttaaaaaatgggattccggggcttccgggacacccgtaatgcttccgtaaaattcccataaccctaaatatgcatatttcacttaatacggataagagggaagagaaaaaagaacaaaatcaagtcctatatgcttccgtaacttttccgtaaattatgaaagaaagggggtgaacttatcaaaattggggggtgcaaatagcaatttcgaaattttgaattgggccttccagaatgattttttgaagctggattgcttctggcctgggcgagctagacggcaacctcctccccctttttcctataaattagGTTAAGGGGGCTATTCTAAGGATCCTGGATCTCCCTGgtgatgtatttcagctgttttgggtgaaagaaattgtttccgtgaagaaaatcaaagccgaggtgcttccgtaacgctttcgagatgtttccgtaagcaaatccgtgaaggttttcctccgttattcaccgttcttcatccgttcttcgttcttcaacgggtaagtttccaaatcgagcttttcaattccttctatgtacccgtggtggtcctcatttgtttcatgtacttttattctcgttttcatttactttccgtacccccttttgacgtgcttcagtcatttatttaagtcatctctcgcctaatcaaaaaataaaataaatttccaccgatcatttgatttgtaatattcgttaatttctgttaaaatgaattccgaccgttcggtcgtgccgtaaccacgttggaaataaaaaaagaggtaaaataataataatataataaaaaatactttttaggaaaatgaagcgaaaaaatcaatcggacgttatctctttgggatttttcattcttaatcgaattgactaataactaaagtgaaactaaggctaaaatcaactcgcctagtcaagctcgtccacaaaaaaggtcactaaaaagggtttgaaagtttatcatttcagttttccttaccaagtaaatggatcgtttttaaggtccaacgccttaaaatgatcacctttcaagtaaaaagaatcgcttgattcactcttaagaaagaactacgtaggtctgatttcctctttgatggagggtacgtaggagcaaaagccccgcttttgtcgacctcaaaaaataaaaagaaataaaagttaaggtaacacaatttccacaattctaaaaaaataggctgttgtcctttgagacaaacgtgagaggtgctaataccttcctcaaacgtaaatacaactcccgaacttagaatttttattttgaccggtttccttcagtttttccgacgttttccacaaataaacgttggtggcgactccgcgcatctttcctcctttggaaagcgcacccgtgagcctcgcctcgcacgcccgcaaaagggcatgttgcgacaatagtataaaggaaatttttgaagtagttggGAGGATTTCGGAATGGTAGGTAGGTGATATAACTACGCCCAATGTATGACCGAAcgtagctctgataccactgttGGTAGTTGGTTATAGGATAGTTGATAAttgatagttttagagaattgttttagaaagaaggctATGTCATTGGTTTCTTGgattatcaattacaacataccaattgcctatttataagctcaagtcaccaacctctcaatagtggtgaatgtttctacattGCTTTAAgtctttctagagttttcatgatagattagtatcatgatagttctagattcttctatcttatacatacacATTATaattctagattgttctaccatattcatacacattatagttctagattgttctaccatattcatacataCTATAGTTCTAAGACATTCTACcattttcatacatattatatttaagaatattctatAAATTTATAGCAATTTCAATAGTTTTAATGGATTGGGGAAGCGGTACTCTCGCAACTTATTTTGCTGTGTAAGTTCTTTTTAGGTTTTACTTCATTTGTGATGTTTAGTCATAGCTAGGCAGTGCTGTTTGTGTTTTACTTCATTTGTAATACTATATGTTTCTAGTGGGCGACCGAGCTAGGTGATTGTAAAGTTACTTCTTATTCACTTTGAATTGATCTCGTAACATTAAATTGTACAGTCACTCTAGACGCAGAAAGCTATACACTAAAAAACATGAACTAAAAAACTATAGACACAAAAAGCCTTCCAAAATGCTATTTCTATAGTACCCACAGGCTAATAAAACAGAGCCTCCCACGAAGCTAAGAGATGTGGACAAGCACAGAAGCGGATTCATACACCAACCGAGAAAACGAGACCAGGTTTGGGGACATTTTACAATGGAAACTAAAAACAACGCTATTCCTGTGGTATTGCTATCTCCACTCCCATAAATACGCTCTCCCTCCATTTACCATGGAAACCACTCCAGAACAAAGTGTTTTACCCATTTTCCACCAGTCTAACGGCCACCTTCATTGCAATGTAAAAGCCTCCATTGTAAATCACGAATATGCATGCCAATTGCAAACAATGACAAAGACGAACAGAAACTAGAAATTttcaaaagactaaaaatagaaagtaacttgtttatttattatcaagTCCGTGGCAAGGAACTCAACATGAGAATTACCATATATGCAGCAAAAGCATAAAGTAGTTCATTACACTTATTCATTATGCTTTAATTAGTTTTGTTATCAATTCAATAATCAAGCCCGCTGGAACTTCACTTTGTATGGTTCAGAACTTAGAGCAAGACGCTTGCCATATTCATCCTGGTATATTCCAATATCACTGCATGGATAACTGCAATCGTTACACACACTTGGACAGTAGACCAACTTGTAAGCATCCTCATACTTCTCAATCTTGAACCAATTCGCCACGGTTTGCGAACCGGGGTTGCCAAAATCACCACCAGTAGTCACAAACCACTGTGATGTTGAATAATCATAGTCCTTAAGCTTCCACGCTGTGGTCTGTGGACAACTTGTGCCAACGGGGAAATAGATGTTGAGATCAGTGGAAACACGAATGACACCTTTGTTAAAATTAACAGGTGTAAAGATCAAAGGCTGGCCTTGGTAACCATCAACTGCTACAACATCAAGAGGGCAATCTGCACCTGTGCTTGCCATATCAAGGCCACCTAAATCGGGGGAAGCCGGAACGATGTAGTAACTCGAACGAGCTCGAACTATCTTCCCTGATGTGTCCAGCACTTGCTCAGGTGCAGGACCTGCTGCACCAAGAAGTGCCTTTGTGCTCAAGGCAACTATAAGGACCAATGTTACCAATGTCATCttcatttttctgtttttagttTTGTGTTTTTGTAACTTGTGATGGatatggaagaagagggagATTTATATATAGGTTCGGAATTGGTCTAATCCATGTACCCATGTGCACAAAAGTCATGGATTTTGCTTATACAATTGGCCTATAAATTAAGATTCAAGTTTGTCAGCAAGATTTGGAAAGTTCCACATAATCTGATTGGTTGGACTCTAAGTTTCAGATGAACTTCGAGGTTTACACACAGTCATTAAGTGCCTAGCTAACTTCTTGTATCGTCGATCAAGTAATAAGTCAGCTTCGTCTGTTTAGCATGTAAAAGTATAAGGAAGCACACAGACTagtgcattttcatttttttaattaagctcTCTATTGTGAGATTAacgaattttcctttttttaagattaactttttctttttgtcttccAATTTAATTAGGCAGGTGGGGGCTGAAAAAGATGTGGATATTCAATCTGATAGCAATCAAATATTTTACGGTCGTCTTTCAGAAATCCAACGTTTTGAAGAGAACCATGAATTCTGCATGCAGTAGTATTTCTTATAAGCTTTAATTAACAGATTTTCCCTTTACTttacttgtaatatatatatatatatattaagttttgtAAATTAAAGTTTGTTGActtcattgaattttttttatatatatatttgctaaATATATTACACTATTGAATTATAGGAACCATTAAAGGGTGACAAATCCTATGATCTTACAACTTTaattacttaataaaaaaaatttctgaaTAAAAAAGTACGTAACCACTCCTTTAATTTCCTCTCCCCTACTCTTTTTTATTAGGTATATACCTAACTATTTTGGATAAATTACATATTGCACTTTTAGATACGCcttagttatatattttattaaaaatcataagtaATCTTTTATAGACAAAGAGAAAACAAGCCCATAAATTAAAGGTAATTTATTCATAGGAGATGGTGATGTAGTTCACGATTCACcaagaatgaaattaaaaaataaaaaagtgtccCGCGAAACTATTTTTGGCAAACTACCACTACTATAAAAGCAACCTTTTACGACGCTAAAATAAAGCTGATTCTATCAAATTCGTCTTAAAAAAACTATCGgtgatattttcataaataagttGTGTAAAGACACTCAAATTTAAGACGGTTTTGACTAAAATTGTCTTAGTTGGAACAATTTTAAAGATGGTTTTACCTAAAATTGTCGTTGTTGTACAtgtgaaatttttatatatcgAGTGAAGCAACCAACTCTTGGAAACTTGAGTTTGAAAAATTGCCAAAATCCCTAAATCCTTAAACCATTTTTCCGCCAGCCCCACACACTTTTCGACCACATGGTTGATGGTCCCATCTTGGAGTCCCAGGCTGCCTCCCTCATGAAGAACCTTCTAGAAGCCGCCGCACATTGCCATTGCCTCGTTGTTGCCCACCGTTGCACACTACAAACTCTCCCTCATTCGCTGGCCCTCTTCCTTCTCCAAATTGAAcccaaaaattgttttttttcattgaGTAAGTATCTTTCCTATGCACTTCGTTTcatttttaatctcattttgtttcattttcctAGCCCACTTGTGTTTCGTTGCTTATGAACTCTTTGATTAGCATTATCCCTCTGTTTCATACACTGCGCATcgtatgtttgattatttggtcGAGTGAATTGATAGAGAACATACGGTATGGTGGAATATGTGTTTGCCTTTTGGTTTGTTTTACGCATGCACCTCGTTGCTAGGGTTTCCAGATATTGGTCTCCAATAGAAGTTTTGAATATGTTTGCAAGGTCACGATTTGTCTTGCGAGGCTGAAGCTGAGTAGTGAGTttctattttatgttttgaattttggtaTTGGTTTTTCTTCCAATGAGTCCTATGTTGCACGGGTATGGGGATTGGGTGGTATGTCCTAATATTGAAATTGTTTTTGATTCCTTTTGTGTTAATGTGTTATTCCCTATTTGTAAATTGGAAACATGTGACAAGTTAGTAAACTTTTATGAAAGAGTAGCTACAATGAAGGTTGAGGCTGAGCTTGAATAGCTTTGGACTAGATCTTTAGTTCCCAGTTTAGCCTTCTTTGGTAGCAGATTGAAGAAGGTTGTTGCCTCAAGGCTTCCTAACACCACAGTTTAGCCTTCTTTGACCACATTCAAAGGGACTACTTTCAACGAAGGTCATTTCAACATcgtttttaaaattgatgttgaaagtcctccaaaaccgatgttaaagccTTTTTATGTAGTAGTGTTATCTTTGCGTTTTTGTGACTTGTGGTGGATAAGGAAGAAGTGAGGGCGATTTATATATAGACTAGGGATTGATCTAATCTATGTACCTATGTGCACCAAGGTTGTAagaccctctaccccgacatacatatacttaagaaaaacatataataatcagaaatttaattaaatcaattttattcaaatcacttaaacaaattcatgtgGGTAAAATGGTCACATTCACTTTACTGTtgccaaataaaacttattaaaaacatctccgactcaaaacaaggccttccaaagctccaaagaatgaactaaagactcagcatgtgaaacaaaatgataaaaactacATGCAATTAATACATAACTCCATgttccaatgtcacatcctatcagaacaTTATGTTCTAGCATCCTCTAACATGAGGTTCTCCATAGTCATCCACATAACCattgttaactcattggcaagtgtaccaaatttgtcacaagtagtaaagtactcggaagtccgagtgtcgaatccacagggactttgtttgtacttagattaatgcaaacccaatctaaaagcaatagataaagaatttaaaataaagataagaaaatatagtagataagataaagatttaaaagaaaggataaaagatttaaagataaatataaaagataaaatatttaaattaaaatatgataagagaaaatagaagataaaaaaaataagataagaaaagtaaaagataaaaatagaagataaaatcaGAATATGATAAGATTAGGACCTGGCCTGCCTTGtttgcctaggatgtatgagtttatgatttttctttatcaatttaggtgactctgttctacccacatctgttcAATTACTTACCCCTGattcctcacgatgacaagcctattttatttatttatcttccaaattcctttgcaaagactcaacaaataaaatgcatgaagtatgaattctagatgtttgcaagaatgcatgggcataaaataatcattctattcctagcaatgactttcttatgaaattctttctttttgttctattagaagttaccctcttccgagtgtctaacccctaaaaccaatgcatgcataccttccttaaatcttatttagaagttaccctctcccgagcgtctaacctctaacagaatataaagatgaataatgcaagataaaagtagaaaagataatagaatagaaaacacctttgcattgataaatagtgagtacatcatacatcgcttggcttttaggcctgccagaccCTAGCTAGAGGCTTAGCCACCACTCATGAccattgagggctttacaatgagaaaagggtgaaagaaagagagggagtaaatgaaacccctagaAGAAGGGGTTGTTGTGTGTTGTTCTTTTCTGCTTGGCTTGACTccctttttatagttgttgtaGTGGACGTGGGCTTGATGCtaaaaatcttctttttttgatatttttgatatcttttggatttgttttgcaTGTAATCATATCTTCCTGAGATTTCttgatattttggatattttctagatctttttctcctttaatctctccttttcatatctgcaagacataaataagaaaaatatcaaatcttaatatttaagccaaagataactgctaaataaatatttttaaagatattttcaatatatttttactatcaaaatagctcatatttagcagttatcaaccatctgctcccacaaacacaaagttcaagatcatcacaagatccaaacacaaacaacacacaaggagtgagttatcacattcctaactaatagagagaaatgagacaacatatatatgcatatcatataaatgacaTACAATTTACTTTAACACGACATATGTCATTCCATCACTTATCGCATAACATCACATATCAACAACTACACGCTTcacacattttcacatcattcacctactcaaggatcaaaacacaatatcactcaaccaatcaatatcgataaatacacaagcgttatgcaacaatatactaagactcaatcatatatgcaatgtgatattatgtcagtgaaaaacctcatcgGGCGCCcaagagtacatgacaagacagatcacacactggtaagtcaggtcactttcactaggtaaaatcCTAGGGAGACCTGTTAGGGTCACTATGTTTTGCAAGAacactccaaccatatgggatcaacataggtttCAAGGAACATTCAAACCAAGTGTATTTATCCCCAAGACCTACActtcgaagagtccgtcagggcttCTCCTTCTAGATTcaagtccaacccagaaaacattttagcacgcatactttatctatgaactgtacaaaacacaactcctctattattctcaaaataattttaacttgttgcgcctcaaagtgattaaactcgtcggattcccacagtggatcccatcacagtACTCGTCGCGCATTAAGTCGCCGCCATTAAAGGATTTTTTAGTCATGTGATTGTatggttcatagctcacaactcaatgaacacaatatctcaatacacatgtgtgatctcacaatttaacacatactcaacttgtcacttacacaTAGTTTAGTACACTTCCATAATCCCAAgacaacatgttatcacacctcatgcaTTATGTACatgtcacacaataataataataataataataataataataataataataataataataataataataataataataataataataataatatgttatgttcatatgattaaatcccttaaacaatttcacataatcatattaaaatcaaaggaatcaaaatcataggtaaaaaaataggacaacaccaagagcactcaattttatcaaccaattcgcatcagggcatcaattggtccgtcaaacacaacaatatcgtaattataatcataaaggaagaaTCACAATACAGtaaacattccaaaataaatCCCAATTTGATTCTCTAAGGATTTCTATaaatgttcattctaaccccaattatgataaactcatcccttacctctaagtggaCTCACGTGTGTAGTCAGACAGTGATAGTAGCATCTCTAGCAATTTCCtaaaatttttcaattttttcctctAGTTGCTCTATTAAGGTTTCTAAGCATTAGAGAAAAGGGGGAGGGATTGGAGCCTCCATTTCATTATCTCTGTGCGAGGGAAATTTCTCTCACCAtagatattattttgaaaatctcaACGGTGGGAATATGGGAAAATGTATTGCAAACCTGGTGGTCAAATTGAACAacaatccaatggttaacgagtacgagatcatagttttaccgagcTAGATTTGGGTGTATGCGGGGAAAAAAATAGCTAGGTGCAAGGGACATTTCTCTCACAGCAGATATTATTTCTCAAATCCCAATGATGGGGATATGCGAGAGTGTGTTATGAAACTAGTGTTCtcatttcacgatgatccaacgatTAACGTGTCGACGGTCATAGTTTTACTGGTACATGTTTGATTGTATGtgaaaaaaagagagggttttggaagagggaaaatgaaaaatgaatttgagagaAAGATAGAGTGTAGAGGCATGTCGTAAATGTTAAAACTAACCTAATATGTCTTTATTTATAGCTAGGATACTCTCAACCTATTATtcactatatttttctttattttataaaaatggactctattttactctttatcaaatgaataaataaaaaaatttcatttcctataaaaatagatattcattttatataccttaaaaacattatttttattaataaaactaattctctttatttatttaattacaaaaaatctcattattttcttaaaactttattaatttttaaataaaatcatttttagtttattttatgaaaaatgaaatgttACAAAGGTCATGGATTTCCGCTCATACAATTGGCCTATAAAGATTCAATTTGTCAACAAGATTTGTAAAGTTCATACTATACTTAGTGTTACCTCTGTTGTGTAAAATTTGTCTAAGTTATGGAACTTATGAAATTTGAATGAGCTTGTTTGGTAGGAAAATAAG is a genomic window containing:
- the LOC114367263 gene encoding miraculin-like produces the protein MKMTLVTLVLIVALSTKALLGAAGPAPEQVLDTSGKIVRARSSYYIVPASPDLGGLDMASTGADCPLDVVAVDGYQGQPLIFTPVNFNKGVIRVSTDLNIYFPVGTSCPQTTAWKLKDYDYSTSQWFVTTGGDFGNPGSQTVANWFKIEKYEDAYKLVYCPSVCNDCSYPCSDIGIYQDEYGKRLALSSEPYKVKFQRA